Proteins from a single region of Streptomyces sp. HUAS 15-9:
- a CDS encoding glycerol-3-phosphate dehydrogenase/oxidase has product MRTATLGPAQRAESLAAMAERELDVLVVGGGVVGSGTALDAVTRGLSTGLVEARDWASGTSSRSSKLIHGGLRYLEMLDFALVREALKERGLLLERLAPHLVKPVPFLYPLQHKGWERLYAGSGVALYDTMSMARGHGRGLPMHRHLSRRHALRVAPALRKDALVGALQYYDAQMDDARYVATLVRTAVSYGAKAANRARVTAFLREGERVVGARVQDVEGGGEYEIRAKQIVNATGVWTDDTQAMVGERGQFHVRASKGIHLVVPKDRIHSTSGLILRTEKSVLFVIPWGRHWIVGTTDTDWDLDKAHPAASSADIDYLLEHVNSALAVPLSRDDVQGVYAGLRPLLAGESDATSKLSREHTVAHPAPGLVVVAGGKYTTYRVMAKDAVDEAVHGLDMRVAECVTEDIPLLGAEGYRALWNARARIAARTGLHVVRVEHLLNRYGSMAEEVLDLIAADPSLGEPLQAADDYLRAEVVYAASHEGARHLDDVLTRRTRISIETFDRGTRSAREAAELMAPVLGWDKDQIGREVEHYEKRVEAERESQLQPDDQTADAARLGAPDIVPL; this is encoded by the coding sequence GTGAGGACAGCGACACTGGGGCCGGCACAGCGCGCCGAGTCACTGGCGGCCATGGCCGAGCGTGAGCTGGACGTACTGGTCGTGGGCGGTGGAGTCGTCGGCTCCGGCACCGCGCTGGACGCGGTGACCCGCGGTCTGTCCACGGGACTGGTCGAGGCCCGTGACTGGGCGTCGGGCACGTCCAGCAGGTCCAGCAAGCTGATCCACGGCGGCCTGCGCTATCTGGAGATGCTCGACTTCGCCCTGGTCCGCGAGGCACTGAAGGAACGCGGACTGCTGCTGGAGCGGCTCGCCCCCCACCTGGTCAAGCCCGTGCCGTTCCTGTACCCGCTCCAGCACAAGGGCTGGGAGCGTCTGTACGCCGGATCGGGCGTCGCGCTCTACGACACCATGTCGATGGCCCGAGGTCACGGCCGCGGCCTGCCGATGCACCGCCACCTGAGCCGCCGTCACGCCCTGCGCGTCGCCCCCGCCCTGCGCAAGGACGCCCTGGTCGGCGCACTGCAGTACTACGACGCGCAGATGGACGACGCCCGCTATGTGGCGACGCTGGTGCGCACGGCGGTGTCGTACGGCGCGAAGGCGGCCAACCGCGCGCGCGTGACCGCCTTCCTGCGCGAGGGTGAACGGGTCGTCGGAGCCCGGGTGCAGGACGTGGAGGGCGGCGGCGAGTACGAGATCCGCGCCAAGCAGATCGTCAACGCCACCGGCGTGTGGACCGACGACACCCAGGCGATGGTGGGCGAGCGGGGACAGTTCCACGTCCGCGCCTCCAAGGGCATCCACCTGGTCGTGCCCAAGGACCGCATCCACTCCACGAGCGGTCTGATCCTGCGCACCGAGAAGTCCGTCCTGTTCGTCATCCCGTGGGGCCGCCACTGGATCGTCGGTACCACCGACACCGACTGGGACCTCGACAAGGCGCACCCCGCCGCGTCCAGCGCCGACATCGACTACCTGCTGGAACACGTCAACTCGGCCCTCGCGGTGCCGCTCTCGCGCGACGACGTCCAGGGTGTCTACGCCGGACTGCGCCCGCTGCTGGCGGGCGAGTCCGACGCCACGAGCAAGCTGTCGCGCGAGCACACCGTGGCGCATCCGGCGCCGGGGCTGGTGGTCGTCGCGGGCGGCAAGTACACGACGTACCGGGTCATGGCCAAGGACGCTGTCGACGAGGCGGTGCACGGTCTCGACATGCGGGTCGCCGAATGCGTCACCGAGGACATTCCGCTGCTGGGCGCCGAGGGCTACCGGGCGCTGTGGAACGCGCGGGCGCGGATCGCCGCGCGCACCGGGCTGCACGTCGTGCGGGTGGAGCACCTGCTGAACCGGTACGGCTCGATGGCGGAGGAGGTCCTCGACCTCATCGCCGCCGACCCCTCCCTGGGCGAACCGCTGCAGGCGGCCGACGACTATCTGCGCGCCGAGGTCGTCTACGCGGCGTCGCACGAGGGCGCCCGGCACCTGGACGACGTGCTGACCCGCCGCACCCGCATCTCCATCGAGACCTTCGACCGGGGCACCCGCAGTGCCCGCGAGGCCGCAGAGCTCATGGCGCCCGTTCTCGGCTGGGACAAGGACCAGATCGGGCGCGAGGTGGAGCACTACGAGAAGCGGGTGGAGGCCGAGCGGGAGTCGCAGCTCCAGCCGGACGACCAGACGGCGGACGCGGCGCGGCTGGGGGCGCCGGACATCGTTCCGCTCTGA
- a CDS encoding serine/threonine-protein kinase: MGTEGDDFRVIAGRYRLEARIGRGGMGVVWRATDQLLGRQVAVKELAQDDSLSEDDARRDRDRTLREARAVAQLRHSHIIVVHDVVEDDERPYIVMELIDGGSLADRISAHGPVDAAEAARIGIDLLSALRTAHEAGVLHRDIKPANVLVESGTDRVVLTDFGIAQVAGATTLTETGSFVGSPEYTAPERMSGVRTGPESDLWSLGALLCTVLSGESPFRRDSLGGILHAVVAAEIRPPAQAEPLLPVVQGLLERDPDRRLDAAEAERMLRAFLETGRTPASTSGKSRTPRLGSGRTPRPQVPYTPTQRDVPRPEPTPPGADPQARQSTRGVLLAALLVAAMAGAGVSAAALLMKGGGGDGGGVPTSSASHTSATAPTPSAVTPTVTVTGSPSGSASLSPSAADTRTAPSGYRIAEDPGGFSVAVPEGFTRKPQGERIFYMSPGETFRLGIKVSDPETGGPSAVMHRAAAEGPSTNPGYHDGRVTRTTHNGHPAALWEFSWNGFSAAEGPRHTYDLCWEEAGQLYDVWVSAPVGKVREAREYFDVAVDTFVRS, translated from the coding sequence ATGGGGACCGAGGGGGACGACTTCCGTGTGATTGCGGGCCGTTACCGTCTGGAGGCCCGCATCGGGCGCGGCGGGATGGGTGTCGTATGGCGGGCGACCGACCAGCTGCTGGGCCGGCAGGTGGCGGTCAAGGAGCTCGCCCAGGACGACTCCCTCTCGGAGGACGACGCCCGACGGGACCGTGACCGCACCCTCCGCGAGGCCCGCGCGGTGGCCCAGTTGCGCCACTCGCACATCATCGTGGTGCACGACGTCGTCGAGGACGACGAGCGGCCGTACATCGTCATGGAGCTGATCGACGGCGGATCGCTCGCCGACCGCATCTCGGCGCACGGACCGGTCGACGCCGCCGAGGCCGCCCGGATCGGCATCGACCTGCTGAGCGCGCTGCGCACCGCGCACGAGGCCGGGGTACTGCACCGGGACATCAAGCCCGCGAACGTCCTGGTCGAGTCCGGCACCGACCGGGTCGTCCTCACCGACTTCGGTATCGCCCAGGTCGCGGGCGCCACCACCCTCACCGAGACCGGTTCCTTCGTGGGCTCGCCCGAGTACACCGCGCCCGAGCGGATGTCCGGGGTGAGGACCGGGCCGGAGTCCGACCTGTGGTCGCTCGGCGCGCTGCTGTGCACGGTGCTGAGCGGCGAATCGCCGTTCCGGCGCGACTCGCTCGGCGGCATCCTGCACGCCGTCGTCGCCGCCGAGATCCGCCCGCCCGCGCAGGCCGAGCCGCTGCTGCCCGTCGTACAGGGGCTGCTGGAGCGCGATCCGGACCGGCGGCTGGACGCGGCGGAGGCGGAGCGGATGCTGCGGGCGTTCCTGGAGACGGGGCGTACGCCCGCGAGCACGTCCGGCAAGAGCCGTACGCCCAGGCTCGGCTCGGGCCGCACACCGAGACCGCAGGTCCCCTACACGCCGACCCAGCGCGATGTGCCCCGCCCGGAGCCGACGCCGCCCGGGGCGGATCCGCAGGCCAGGCAGTCCACGCGGGGCGTGCTGCTGGCGGCGCTGCTCGTCGCCGCGATGGCGGGGGCGGGCGTGTCCGCGGCGGCCCTGCTGATGAAGGGGGGCGGCGGGGACGGCGGCGGTGTGCCGACGAGTTCGGCGTCGCACACGTCCGCGACCGCCCCGACGCCTTCCGCGGTCACCCCCACGGTCACCGTGACCGGCTCCCCGTCCGGCAGCGCGTCCCTGTCCCCCAGCGCGGCCGACACCCGTACGGCGCCCTCGGGTTACCGCATCGCCGAGGACCCGGGCGGGTTCTCCGTCGCCGTACCCGAGGGGTTCACGCGCAAGCCGCAGGGCGAGCGCATCTTCTACATGTCGCCGGGGGAGACCTTCCGCCTCGGCATCAAGGTGTCCGACCCCGAAACGGGCGGCCCGTCGGCCGTGATGCACCGGGCGGCCGCCGAGGGCCCGAGCACGAACCCCGGCTACCACGACGGCCGGGTCACCCGGACCACGCACAACGGACACCCCGCCGCACTCTGGGAGTTCAGCTGGAACGGCTTCAGCGCGGCGGAGGGGCCCCGGCACACCTACGACCTGTGCTGGGAGGAGGCCGGGCAGTTGTACGACGTGTGGGTGTCGGCGCCGGTCGGCAAGGTGCGGGAGGCGCGGGAGTACTTCGACGTCGCGGTGGACACGTTCGTACGGTCCTGA
- a CDS encoding protein kinase domain-containing protein: MQGLLIAGRYRLAESIGSGGMGRVWRAHDEVLHRAVAIKELTAALYVSESDQAVLLARTRAEARAAARINHSAVVTVHDVLEHDGRPWIVMELVEGNSLADAVKEQGRLEPREAARIGLWVLRALRAAHSAGVLHRDVKPGNVLLGQDGRVLLTDFGIAQIEGDTTITRTGEVVGSVDYLAPERVRGHDPGPSSDLWALGATLYTAVEGRSPFRRTSPLSTMQAVVEEEAADLQYGGPLGPVITALLRKDPAERPGAEETEQMLAEAAEGRRPNSAQVYVPTQHDGSRSGSWGEYGSGAGPQHGSGTGSPYGSGVGSPYGSGAGSPYGSGAGSPHGSGTSPQYGPGTATPGFGPTGPTAIDSAATPVPAAAPARPRRRLRTLALVVAFAAVLGAGAAVAYQQFGSERDTGTHASETTPAPADTATGTPGPDGAIWTTRKDPWGFELSLPKNWKRTVYEVKGDLRQVDYTPDNGLHFLRIAIDTSPDFADPYRHQQDLEQQLQRLVGYKRVTLEETTYRDRKASLWEYTWDALKKDPPHVAGPRRAIDESYISREGVEYAIYMSSPAEDWDTASKQFKWVLQSWQPDAS; the protein is encoded by the coding sequence ATGCAGGGCCTGCTCATCGCGGGCCGCTACCGGCTTGCCGAATCCATCGGCAGCGGCGGCATGGGCCGGGTGTGGCGCGCCCACGACGAGGTGCTGCACAGGGCGGTCGCCATCAAGGAGTTGACCGCCGCACTCTACGTCTCGGAGAGTGACCAGGCCGTCCTGCTCGCCCGCACCCGGGCCGAGGCCCGCGCGGCCGCGCGCATCAACCACTCCGCCGTCGTCACCGTGCACGACGTTCTCGAACACGACGGCCGCCCGTGGATCGTGATGGAGCTGGTCGAGGGCAACTCGCTGGCCGACGCGGTCAAGGAGCAGGGGCGGCTGGAGCCGCGCGAGGCCGCGCGCATCGGACTGTGGGTGCTGCGGGCGCTGCGCGCCGCGCACTCCGCCGGCGTTCTGCACCGCGACGTCAAGCCCGGCAATGTGCTGCTCGGCCAGGACGGCCGGGTCCTGCTCACCGACTTCGGCATCGCCCAGATCGAGGGCGACACCACCATCACCCGTACGGGAGAGGTCGTCGGCTCGGTCGACTACCTCGCCCCGGAGCGGGTACGCGGCCACGACCCGGGCCCGTCCTCCGACCTGTGGGCGCTGGGCGCCACGCTGTACACGGCGGTGGAGGGCCGCTCGCCGTTCCGCCGCACCTCGCCGCTGAGCACGATGCAGGCGGTCGTCGAGGAGGAGGCGGCCGACCTCCAGTACGGCGGCCCGCTCGGGCCCGTCATCACCGCCCTGCTCCGCAAGGATCCGGCCGAGCGGCCGGGTGCGGAGGAGACGGAGCAGATGCTCGCCGAGGCGGCGGAGGGCCGGCGGCCGAACTCGGCGCAGGTGTACGTGCCGACGCAGCACGACGGTTCACGTTCCGGCTCATGGGGTGAGTACGGGTCCGGCGCGGGGCCGCAGCACGGATCCGGCACGGGGTCGCCGTACGGGTCCGGAGTCGGATCGCCGTACGGATCGGGAGCCGGGTCGCCGTACGGGTCCGGTGCGGGATCGCCGCACGGATCAGGGACGTCACCCCAGTACGGGCCGGGCACGGCCACTCCCGGCTTCGGGCCTACCGGGCCGACGGCGATCGACTCGGCTGCCACGCCCGTCCCGGCGGCGGCCCCCGCCCGCCCCCGGCGCCGCCTCCGTACGCTCGCCCTCGTCGTCGCCTTCGCCGCCGTGCTCGGCGCCGGGGCCGCCGTGGCGTACCAGCAGTTCGGCTCGGAGCGGGACACGGGTACCCACGCGTCCGAGACCACGCCGGCGCCGGCGGACACGGCCACCGGCACCCCGGGCCCCGACGGCGCCATCTGGACGACGCGCAAGGACCCGTGGGGCTTCGAGCTCTCCCTGCCGAAGAACTGGAAGCGCACGGTGTACGAGGTCAAGGGCGACCTCAGACAGGTCGACTACACGCCCGACAACGGCCTGCACTTCCTCCGCATCGCCATCGACACCTCACCGGACTTCGCCGACCCGTACCGACACCAGCAGGACCTGGAACAGCAGCTCCAGCGGCTGGTCGGCTACAAGCGGGTGACCCTGGAGGAGACCACCTACCGCGACCGCAAGGCCTCGCTGTGGGAGTACACCTGGGACGCGCTGAAGAAGGACCCGCCGCACGTGGCCGGGCCGCGCCGCGCGATCGACGAGTCGTACATCTCCCGCGAGGGAGTGGAGTACGCGATCTACATGTCCTCCCCCGCGGAGGACTGGGACACGGCGAGCAAGCAGTTCAAGTGGGTGCTGCAGAGCTGGCAGCCCGACGCGTCCTGA
- a CDS encoding serine hydrolase domain-containing protein, protein MPPLRTLSAISASLALLVGPLVVCTATRAEAADAILPLFVTRGRAPAAALLSRDEDGSGDAPSSHYAQAGRDIARADHFRAGSITKTFVATVVLQLAAEHRLSLSDTVERYLPGVVRGAHADGRRITLRALLTHTSGLADFTAVTRGTVPLTPLQAVTIALTLPPARSGRFSYSSTNYVLLGMVVRQVTGHSYAAEAERRIIAPLGLTGTSFPGSRTTLPSPHGRAHTANGSDVTDLDPRVAGAAGELVTTLDDLDRFYAALLDGELLPPRLLREMLNTRTAHGSYGSGIFPTKLPCGTTVWGHNGRISGSYVRTAATVDGRRVLTFRVNTDTMANPNLEPALLAAEFCPRTR, encoded by the coding sequence ATGCCGCCACTTCGGACACTGTCGGCCATATCGGCGTCCCTGGCCCTCCTCGTCGGCCCTCTCGTGGTCTGTACCGCGACCCGGGCCGAGGCGGCCGACGCGATCCTCCCGCTGTTCGTCACCCGGGGCAGGGCACCCGCCGCGGCCCTGCTGTCCCGCGACGAGGACGGCTCCGGCGACGCGCCCTCCTCCCACTACGCGCAGGCGGGCCGGGACATCGCCCGCGCGGACCACTTCCGGGCCGGCAGCATCACCAAGACCTTCGTCGCCACGGTCGTCCTGCAACTCGCCGCCGAACACCGGCTGTCCCTGTCCGACACCGTTGAGCGGTATCTGCCGGGCGTGGTGCGCGGAGCACACGCCGACGGACGGCGCATCACCCTGCGTGCACTGCTCACCCACACCAGCGGTCTCGCCGACTTCACCGCGGTCACCAGAGGCACCGTCCCCCTGACCCCGCTTCAGGCCGTGACCATCGCACTCACCCTCCCTCCGGCCCGTTCGGGCCGCTTCTCCTACTCCAGCACCAACTACGTCCTGCTCGGCATGGTCGTCCGACAGGTCACCGGCCACTCCTACGCCGCCGAGGCCGAGCGGCGCATCATCGCTCCCCTGGGTCTGACGGGCACCTCCTTTCCCGGATCCCGCACCACACTCCCCTCCCCGCACGGCCGCGCCCACACGGCGAACGGGTCCGACGTCACCGATCTCGACCCGCGCGTGGCCGGCGCGGCGGGCGAGCTGGTGACCACGCTCGACGACCTGGACCGCTTCTACGCGGCCCTGCTGGACGGCGAGCTACTGCCCCCGCGCCTGCTGCGCGAGATGCTCAACACCCGCACCGCACACGGCTCGTACGGTTCGGGGATATTCCCGACGAAGCTCCCGTGCGGCACCACGGTGTGGGGACACAACGGCCGTATCTCCGGCAGCTATGTGCGCACCGCGGCCACCGTCGACGGACGCCGTGTCCTCACCTTCCGCGTGAACACGGACACGATGGCGAACCCGAACCTCGAACCCGCGCTGCTCGCGGCCGAGTTCTGCCCCCGCACCCGGTAG
- a CDS encoding nucleotide sugar dehydrogenase produces MPADLAVIGLGPYGLPLAQAAVAAGIPTLGYATGPEAGPLSPAELRRMLSGGFRQASDPAGLGRVRTAVICAPTPRGADGGLDLGQVEAAARTLAERLRPHTTVILESPVQPGTTEEFLRPLLEEGSGLRAGRDFHLAYAPSRVDPGNRDFAPANTPKVIGGLTPACTESAAAFYSRLTDKVVRARGPREAETVQLLESNFRHVNIALVNEMAVLCNDLGVDLWDVIRCAETKPFGFQAFRPGPGVGGHGVPQDLTGHPGRTLRMVELAQQVNSGMPRYVVQRAAALLNEHGKSARGARVLLLGITYKADLADQQGTPAHEIAVRLMELGASVSYHDPLVPSWSVLDRPVPRADSLYEAAADADLTILLQQHRTYDLQGLTVKAQLLLDTRGATPTGAAHRL; encoded by the coding sequence ATGCCCGCAGACCTCGCCGTCATCGGACTCGGTCCCTACGGCCTGCCCCTCGCCCAGGCCGCGGTGGCCGCCGGAATCCCCACGCTCGGATACGCCACCGGGCCCGAGGCCGGCCCGCTCAGCCCCGCCGAACTGCGCCGGATGCTCTCGGGGGGCTTCCGGCAGGCCAGCGACCCGGCGGGGCTGGGCCGGGTGCGCACCGCGGTGATCTGCGCGCCGACCCCACGGGGTGCGGACGGCGGGCTCGACCTGGGCCAGGTGGAGGCGGCCGCCCGCACCCTGGCCGAGCGGCTGCGCCCGCACACCACCGTGATCCTGGAGTCGCCCGTGCAACCGGGCACGACCGAGGAATTCCTGCGGCCCCTGCTGGAGGAGGGCTCGGGACTGCGTGCGGGCCGCGACTTCCACCTCGCCTACGCGCCGAGCCGTGTCGACCCCGGCAACCGCGACTTCGCCCCGGCCAACACCCCCAAGGTCATCGGGGGCCTCACCCCCGCCTGCACCGAGTCGGCGGCCGCCTTCTACTCACGGCTCACCGACAAGGTCGTACGCGCGCGTGGACCGCGTGAGGCGGAGACGGTGCAGCTCCTGGAGAGCAACTTCCGGCACGTCAACATCGCGCTCGTCAACGAAATGGCCGTCCTGTGCAATGACTTGGGTGTCGATCTGTGGGACGTCATCCGCTGCGCCGAGACCAAGCCGTTCGGTTTCCAGGCCTTCCGGCCGGGTCCCGGCGTCGGCGGCCACGGCGTCCCGCAGGACCTGACGGGGCACCCGGGACGCACGCTGCGCATGGTGGAGCTGGCCCAGCAGGTCAACAGCGGGATGCCCCGGTACGTCGTCCAACGCGCCGCGGCCCTCCTCAACGAGCACGGGAAGTCGGCCCGCGGCGCGCGCGTGCTGCTGCTCGGCATCACCTACAAGGCCGACCTCGCCGACCAGCAGGGCACACCCGCCCATGAGATCGCGGTCCGGCTGATGGAACTGGGCGCCTCCGTCAGCTACCACGACCCGCTCGTGCCGTCCTGGAGTGTCCTGGACCGTCCGGTCCCGCGCGCGGACTCCCTGTACGAGGCCGCCGCCGACGCCGACCTGACGATCCTGCTCCAGCAGCACCGGACGTACGACCTCCAGGGCCTGACGGTGAAGGCGCAGCTGCTCCTCGACACGCGGGGAGCCACGCCGACCGGGGCCGCGCACCGGCTCTGA
- a CDS encoding serine/threonine-protein kinase: MSEAERAGTSRQDTRQDKSERLLAGRYRLGDVLGRGGMGTVWRAEDETLGRTVAVKELRFPSNIDEEEKRRLITRTLREAKAIARIRNNSAVTVFDVVEEDDRPWIVMELVEGKSLAEVVREDGLLEPRRAAEVGLAILDVLRSAHREGILHRDVKPSNVLIAEDGRVVLTDFGIAQVEGDPSITSTGMLVGAPSYISPERARGHKPGPAADLWSLGGLLYASVEGVPPYDKGSAIATLTAVMTEPLEEPKNAGPLRDVIYGLLTKDPAKRLDDAGARALLNMVLNPPEPEAMDATRVVPLPAQPSGSEGKRGEEAGEKLRGALRSVRKAAGAATSAAAARTKNSGEGEGEGANASGAAGASAPGKAGGAGSAAAGKAGNKSAGVAGSGSAGSVSTPGAGSDARERGAQGVNPTGGKQSSGWPVVPPPDLPPRPVPRAPLTDVVPRRTLVIIAVVVALAIIGTVLVLMFPDGDGDSGSKGAKSGGGSKVTASADTKKDTKDKDDGTRADGDSSNSATAGNATTATPSGVGSADSSGSGGSKDGGSAPVVSTRKSGQGYSIGLPKGWSYRTTDRAGDRYTGPDGQKLLVAWTSTPKNDPVADWKKQEGAMVRAQYQRIRIEKVDYRGWNTADWEFTYVEGGTKFRTIDRGFVVNGHLGYALMYTAKASTWGDETRKDTWKTLTGSFRPKS; this comes from the coding sequence ATGTCGGAGGCGGAGCGGGCGGGGACATCTCGTCAGGACACTCGTCAGGACAAGAGCGAGCGTCTTCTCGCCGGGCGGTACCGGCTGGGAGATGTGCTCGGCCGCGGCGGCATGGGCACGGTGTGGCGCGCCGAGGACGAGACCCTCGGCCGGACGGTCGCCGTCAAGGAACTGCGGTTCCCCTCGAACATCGACGAGGAGGAGAAGCGGCGCCTGATCACGCGCACCCTGCGCGAGGCCAAGGCGATCGCCCGGATCCGCAACAACAGCGCGGTGACGGTCTTCGACGTGGTCGAGGAGGACGACCGGCCCTGGATCGTGATGGAGCTCGTCGAGGGCAAGTCCCTTGCCGAGGTAGTCCGGGAGGACGGCCTCCTGGAGCCCAGGCGTGCGGCCGAGGTCGGGCTCGCGATCCTCGACGTGCTGCGTTCCGCGCACCGCGAGGGCATCCTGCACCGTGACGTGAAGCCGTCCAATGTGCTGATCGCCGAGGACGGCCGGGTCGTGCTCACCGACTTCGGCATCGCGCAGGTCGAGGGCGACCCGTCCATCACCTCCACCGGCATGCTCGTCGGCGCCCCCTCCTACATCTCCCCGGAGCGGGCCCGGGGGCACAAGCCGGGACCGGCGGCGGACCTGTGGTCGCTGGGCGGCCTGCTGTACGCGTCGGTCGAGGGCGTGCCGCCCTATGACAAGGGGTCGGCGATCGCGACGCTGACCGCGGTGATGACCGAGCCGCTGGAGGAGCCCAAGAACGCGGGCCCGCTCAGGGACGTCATCTACGGTCTGCTCACCAAGGACCCGGCCAAGCGCCTCGACGACGCAGGCGCGCGGGCCCTGCTCAACATGGTGCTCAACCCGCCCGAGCCGGAGGCGATGGACGCGACGAGAGTCGTTCCGCTACCGGCCCAGCCCTCGGGCTCCGAGGGCAAGCGGGGCGAGGAGGCCGGGGAGAAGCTGCGCGGGGCGCTGCGTTCGGTGCGCAAGGCTGCCGGGGCGGCCACGTCGGCGGCCGCGGCACGGACGAAGAACAGCGGCGAGGGCGAGGGCGAGGGCGCGAACGCGTCGGGAGCCGCGGGGGCTTCGGCGCCCGGGAAGGCCGGGGGTGCCGGTTCCGCGGCGGCGGGTAAGGCGGGCAACAAGAGCGCGGGCGTCGCGGGTTCGGGCTCCGCGGGGTCGGTCTCGACGCCGGGCGCGGGGTCGGATGCCCGGGAGCGGGGTGCGCAGGGCGTCAATCCTACCGGTGGCAAGCAGAGTTCGGGGTGGCCCGTGGTGCCGCCGCCGGACCTGCCGCCGCGGCCGGTGCCCAGGGCGCCGCTCACCGACGTGGTGCCCAGGCGCACGCTGGTGATCATCGCGGTGGTGGTCGCGCTCGCGATCATCGGCACCGTGCTGGTGCTCATGTTCCCCGACGGTGACGGCGACAGCGGCTCCAAGGGGGCCAAGAGCGGCGGGGGTTCCAAGGTCACGGCGAGCGCCGACACCAAGAAGGACACGAAGGACAAGGACGACGGCACCCGCGCCGACGGCGACAGCTCGAACTCCGCGACGGCGGGGAACGCGACCACGGCCACGCCGAGCGGCGTCGGCTCCGCCGACTCCTCCGGCTCGGGCGGTTCCAAGGACGGCGGGAGCGCGCCGGTCGTCTCCACCCGCAAGAGCGGCCAGGGGTACTCGATAGGGCTGCCCAAGGGGTGGTCGTACCGGACCACCGACAGGGCCGGTGACCGTTACACAGGGCCGGACGGGCAGAAGCTGCTCGTCGCTTGGACAAGTACGCCCAAGAACGACCCGGTTGCGGACTGGAAGAAACAGGAGGGTGCCATGGTGCGTGCCCAGTACCAGAGGATCCGTATAGAGAAGGTCGACTACCGCGGCTGGAACACGGCCGACTGGGAGTTCACCTACGTCGAAGGTGGCACGAAGTTCCGCACCATAGACCGCGGGTTCGTGGTCAACGGCCACCTCGGCTATGCGCTGATGTACACCGCGAAGGCCTCGACGTGGGGCGACGAGACGCGCAAGGACACCTGGAAGACGCTCACGGGGTCCTTCCGACCCAAGTCCTGA